Proteins encoded by one window of Brienomyrus brachyistius isolate T26 chromosome 1, BBRACH_0.4, whole genome shotgun sequence:
- the cd302 gene encoding CD302 antigen, giving the protein MWVPFGNSCYHFVHGKEDVTKSYSIELAKDLCHGYALLTVNSEEENTFVVNYSSEVWKGNVNVWLGMYYDSDQMVWQTEEPLYFTNWGTISEELASMDTCAALNASSGIWDIVSCEETSENGVVCETLQEPEKKSKKSGTWLLSALVILSVVVILGVSAVIWFMQQRHSFGPVFFTAFEFHPPFRTLAPDEACLMEVETGPLP; this is encoded by the exons ATGTGGGTACCTTTTGGGAACAGCTGTTACCATTTTGTGCATGGGAAAGAAGACGTCACCAAGAGCTACAGCATCGAGCTGGCGAAAGACCTCTGCCATGGATATG CCCTACTGACTGTAAACAGCGAGGAGGAGAACACGTTCGTCGTCAACTACAGCTCTGAAGTTTGGAAGGGCAACGTAAACGTATGGCTTGGGATGTACTATGATTCTGACC AGATGGTGTGGCAGACAGAGGAGCCTCTATATTTCACCAACTGGGGCACAATCTCGGAGGAGCTGGCCAGCATGGACACGTGTGCCGCCCTGAACGCCTCCAGCGGCATTTGGGACATAGTCAGCTGCGAGGAGACCTCAGAGAACGGCGTGGTGTGCGAGACGCTTCAGG AACCAGAAAAGAAGTCCAAAAAGA GCGGCACTTGGCTCCTCTCGGCACTGGTCATCCTCAGCGTGGTGGTCATCTTGGGAGTCTCCGCTGTCATCTGGTTCATGCAGCAGAGACACAGCTTTGGCCCCGTGTTCTTCACCGCGTTCGAGTTCCACCCGCCGTTCCGGACTCTCGCGCCCGACGAGGCCTGTCTCATGGAGGTGGAGACGGGGCCGCTGCCCTGA
- the LOC125749708 gene encoding E3 ubiquitin-protein ligase MARCHF7-like — protein MDSKPRWLTCTPKSNAMSSSSSPTGQLYCRDRVLGCDQHTRGHPFKLDSDSQSPRFNDSSKSQGGSEGRHPAWRRPSHLSPTSASCDGTWAESGGSRNKQFYRQRSPETQQEMYTKQDADRKRSALSGTGRASCSGDSRSSLEGGHYSSADSPWLARSPPSRSSTSSSSSSSSSSSEGFWSRRELHKRSDRSLSGPGGHTAGLPESRSTSLFTSQNQERVTSCYAQGARPKEGVSSSRMSASYLHRLPSDYQPSWLSHESCSDASAQPREPSADPRVRTRTSRSGDWTDSLPERSPGVSPLYRPRRRPSDLAERHSTKPLLSRLASSMSSTLFSRRSSQDSGGPGSAAVSSEAGSSLQRAGLRGLEDPSPGLPFLRRRRQSTPPVPWGNSTESEPESPRASGSWLSSSLRNRCAPLFPRRRREGRDETALSMSATAFPSSRRSPLTTHASGIDATEEEDEEEEPRGAGAAPSHTGGDQELSGITRSLLRLSMPSPLEGASGSAALTIDMMAPGRIPSEEQREEKPTSSRDPERVKKIQESLLLEDSDEEEGELCRICQMGHNSPPDPLIVPCRCTGSLQYVHQECMKKWLLAKISSGSSLEAITTCELCREKLQLDIEDFDINELHRTHERSEYEFISCGLYLVVLLHLCEQRFSDTLGIANDVGFFNLARTLREHMDNLERAYRESEEEEARQNSPSVDFGDSDEEERC, from the exons ATGGATTCCAAACCTCGCTGGCTGACGTGTACTCCCAAGTCCAATGCCAtgtcctcttcatcctcaccAACCGGTCAGCTCTACTGCCGAGATCGTGTGCTGGGTTGCGATCAGCATACCAGAGGACACCCGTTTAAGCTAGACTCTGATTCTCAG AGTCCAAGATTTAACGACTCGTCCAAAAGCCAAGGCGGCTCCGAGGGCCGCCATCCTGCATGGAGACGCCCTTCACACCTTAGCCCCACCTCTGCATCATGTGACGGCACATGGGCCGAGTCTggggggagcagaaacaagcag TTTTATCGTCAGAGGAGCCCTGAAACGCAGCAGGAGATGTACACCAAGCAAGACGCAGATCGCAAAAGATCTGCACTATCCGGCACCGGCAGGGCGTCGTGTTCCGGGGATTCCCGCTCATCCTTGGAGGGCGGCCATTACTCAAGCGCAG ATTCACCATGGCTGGCGCGCAGCCCTCCTTCCAGGTCGTCGACATCTTCGTCGTCGTCGTCGTCGTCATCTTCCTCTGAGGGCTTCTGGTCTCGCCGAGAGCTTCACAAGAGATCGGACCGAAGCCTCTCTGGTCCAGGGGGCCACACCGCGGGACTGCCGGAGAGCAGAAGCACTAGCCTGTTCACCTCTCAGA ATCAGGagcgtgtcacttcctgttacGCACAAGGAGCGAGGCCCAAAGAGGGCGTCTCCTCCAGTCGGATGAGTGCCTCTTACCTTCACCGCCTACCGTCCGACTATCAGCCATCTTGGCTCTCCCATGAGTCGTGCAGCGACGCTTCTGCGCAGCCCCGGGAACCATCAGCGGATCCTCGGGTACGAACTCGGACTTCTCGGTCAGGCGACTGGACGGACAGCCTCCCTGAGAGGTCCCCAGGCGTCTCCCCGCTGTATCGCCCTCGTAGGCGGCCTAGCGACCTCGCGGAGCGCCACAGCACGAAGCCGCTGCTGTCTCGCCTGGCCAGCAGCATGTCCTCCACCCTGTTCTCCAGACGCTCCTCCCAGGACTCTGGTGGTCCCGGCTCTGCCGCCGTTTCCAGTGAGGCTGGTAGCAGCCTCCAGAGAGCAGGGCTCCGGGGTCTGGAAGACCCTTCGCCTGGGCTGCCCTTCCTCCGCCGCAGGCGCCAGAGCACGCCGCCTGTACCGTGGGGGAATAGCACAGAGTCTGAACCGGAGTCTCCACGGGCCTCCGGCTCCTGGCTGTCATCGTCGCTCAGGAACCGGTGCGCCCCGCTCTTTCCACGAAGGAGGCGGGAGGGCCGAGACGAGACGGCGCTCTCCATGTCTGCCACGGCATTCCCGAGCTCACGGCGCTCGCCATTGACGACGCATGCCTCAGGAATCGACGCCACcgaggaggaggacgaggaaGAAGAGCCCCGAGGGGCAGGAGCCGCACCCTCTCACACCGGGGGAGACCAAGAGCTATCTGGAATCACTAGATCCTTGCTGCGACTTTCCATGCCGTCGCCACTAGAGGGCGCCAGTGGGAGTGCGGCGCTCACCATCGACATGATGGCGCCCGGAAGGATCCCTTCTGAAGAACAAAGGGAGGAGAAGCCCACCTCGTCCCgagacccggagagagtgaagAAGATACAGGAGAG CCTGCTGTTGGAGGATTCTGATGAGGAGGAGGGGGAACTCTGCCGCATCTGTCAGATGGGACACAACTCCCCCCCCGACCCGCTGATCGTGCCCTGCCGGTGTACAGGAAGCCTCCAGTATGTCCATCAGGAATGCATGAAGAAGTGGCTGCTCGCTAAAATCAGCTCAG gttCTAGCCTGGAGGCCATCACCACCTGTGAGCTGTGCAGGGAGAAGCTGCAGCTCGACATCGAGGACTTTGACATCAACGAGCTGCACCGGACCCATGAGAGG TCTGAGTATGAGTTCATCAGCTGCGGCCTGTACCTGGTGGTCCTGCTGCACCTGTGTGAGCAGCGCTTCTCCGACACACTGGGGATCGCCAACGACGTCGGG TTTTTCAACCTGGCGAGAACGCTGCGTGAGCACATGGACAATCTCGAAA GGGCTTACAGGGagtctgaggaagaggaggcacGGCAAAACAGTCCATCTGTCGACTTCGGTGACTCTGATGAGGAAGAACGCTGCTGA